From Niallia sp. Man26:
GCTGTGCTCTTGACAATTTAGTCTCATTAACGGAAAGCAAAGAAAAAGCAGCTGCTTTAGCACTTGAAAATGGAGTGGATATAAGTCTTTGGGATGATGTGTATCCCGCTTTAGAAGCTGCCGTTCAAAGGGGGCTAGTCAGTGAAGAAAAGCTGAATAATGCGGTAAGAAGGGTTTTAACTCTCAAATTTAAAATGGGGTTATTTGATAAACCTTATATGAATCGTGCACAAAGCAAGACGAAGGAGAATAATGAGAGAATTAACCTGGAATCTGCTCGGCAGTCGATTGTGCTGTTAAAAAATGAGGGAATTCTGCCTTTTAAAAAGACTATTAGTAAAATTGCTGTAATCGGCCCTAACGCAGATTCTGTCTATAATCAGCTTGGCGATTACACACCGTTTCAACGAGAAGGCAGTGTGATAACAGTCCTGAAAGGAATAACTGCGCTAATGAAAGAGGCAGAGGTTGTTTATGAACAAGGCTGCGGTATTCGTTCTCATGATGAGGAAGGAATAGAAAGAGCAGTTGATTTAGCGAAAGCTTCAGATGTAGCAATAGTTGTTGTAGGCGGATCAAGTGCAAGAAATTTTGATGCCCAATTTGACGTAAACGGAGCGGTTATCGATACAACTGGCGAGGAAGAAATGGATTGCGGAGAAAATGTGGATACAGCAGATTTAGAGCTGGGAGGGCAGCAGATGCAGCTCCTCAAAAAAGTGATGGAAACAGGCACACCGATTGCGGTGGTGCTCGTTCAAGGCAGGCCTCATGCTATTTCCTGGATAGCAGAACACGCTAAGGCAGTCATAAGTGCTTGGTACCCTGGACAAATGGGTGGTCAGGCGATTGCAGAGATTTTATTTGGGGATGTCAATCCGAGCGGTCGTTTACCTGTTTCTATCCCAAGGTCGTCTAAACAGCTGCCAGTTTTTTATAACTACAAAGAAGGAGGATACAAGAAAGACTATTTTGATATGTCTGGCAGTGCCTTGTATCCCTTTGGCTTTGGCTTATCTTACACACAATTCGACTACAAAAATCTGCAAGCAGAAAGACAAATGCTGTCAGTCAGTCAATTATCAGCAGGGGAGAAATTCTCCCTAACTGTAGACGTCACTAATAAAGGAGAACGAGCCGGATATGACGTAATACAGCTTTATATAAAGGGAAAGGGCTCTAGTATTACGCGAAGGGTAAAGGAATTAAAAGGCTTTAAGAAGGTCTGGGTTGACGCTGGGGAAACAAAAGAAGTTACGTTTGAACTTGGGAAGGAAGAATTACAAGTTTTCAGCAGTCAGAACATCTATAAAGTGGAACAAGGATCATGTGAAATTGAGGTTGGCAATCCTGTTACTTGCTTAAGTTTAGACTTGAGTATCTGCTGATTGAACAGATATAAAAGAGGACTGACATTAACTGGTTAGTCCTCTTATTTCAGTAATGGAAGCGCTTGAAAGGGGTGGCTGTATTTGGTATGATTGAATAACTACATAGGAAATGGAGGTTTTTCTTTTGACAGCATCCATGAGATTAAGATAAGGGAAGTTCATTCGTTAATGGAATACGTTTGAATGCTAAAACCTATGTTTATAGCTAAAGGATTGGTCTGTCTATTTTTAAGAAAACCTTATTTAACGGTTGTTTGAAAAAGGGGATATGTCTGTCCTCTTTTTCATTTGTCTTCGAACCAATATATATAGAAAAAAACGAATTTTAGTAAATGTAGGTGAAGCATAATAAAGGGAAGAAATGAGTGAAATAAATGAACAATGTTAATGATCAACAGAAGTCGTGGTTAAGAAATATTATTCTTTTCTTAAGCAGTCAGACGATTTCTCTATTTGGTTCGTCACTTGTGCAATATGCGATTATGTGGCATATCACCTTAACGACAGAATCAGGTCTTATGATGACACTTTATATTATTTGCGGCTTCATTCCGACCTTTATTCTGTCGCCAATCGCAGGAGTGTGGGCAGACAGGTATAATCGAAAAATGC
This genomic window contains:
- a CDS encoding glycoside hydrolase family 3 N-terminal domain-containing protein codes for the protein MSLSNMENETINHEIEALLANMSLKEKVGQVNQKLYGWEVYEKTDTGYILTEKFKEHVRIWDGVGVLYGLFRSDPWSAVHFDNGITKDASADVANMIQKYVKEHTRLGIPVLLSEECSHGHQGLDSLITPVNLGIGATWNPELHEKLMAAVAEEVRAKGAHLALVSTLDIIRDPRWGRSEECFSEDPYLASRLTEAVVSGMQGEKSEFIPAEKMAVVLKHFAAQGNGLGGKNAAPASIGERELREIHLPPMIAAIKYGALACMAAYNEIDGIPCHANGYLLNQILRKEFGFKGAVMADGCALDNLVSLTESKEKAAALALENGVDISLWDDVYPALEAAVQRGLVSEEKLNNAVRRVLTLKFKMGLFDKPYMNRAQSKTKENNERINLESARQSIVLLKNEGILPFKKTISKIAVIGPNADSVYNQLGDYTPFQREGSVITVLKGITALMKEAEVVYEQGCGIRSHDEEGIERAVDLAKASDVAIVVVGGSSARNFDAQFDVNGAVIDTTGEEEMDCGENVDTADLELGGQQMQLLKKVMETGTPIAVVLVQGRPHAISWIAEHAKAVISAWYPGQMGGQAIAEILFGDVNPSGRLPVSIPRSSKQLPVFYNYKEGGYKKDYFDMSGSALYPFGFGLSYTQFDYKNLQAERQMLSVSQLSAGEKFSLTVDVTNKGERAGYDVIQLYIKGKGSSITRRVKELKGFKKVWVDAGETKEVTFELGKEELQVFSSQNIYKVEQGSCEIEVGNPVTCLSLDLSIC